The following is a genomic window from Caproiciproducens sp. CPB-2.
GCCTTTCAGAAAGCGTGCGAACTGCAAAAAGAGAGCGGGGCAGTCCTGATCCATCCGTTTAACGACCCGGATGTCATCGCGGGACAGGGAACCATCGGGCTGGAAATATTAAATGAGCTGCCCGATACCGACGCGGTGATTGTTCCGGTGGGCGGCGGCGGACTGATCTCCGGGATCGCTTTTGCCGTTAAAACATTAAAACCGGACTGCAAGGTATACGGGGTGCAGGCCAGCGGCGCGCCCGGAATGCTGAAATCCGTTGAGAACAGGAAGGTGGAGCCGCTCGCCGGCGTCTCCACCTTCGCGGACGGGATTGCTGTCAAATGTCCGGGAGACCTGACTTATGAGTTCTGCCGCAAATATGTGGACAAAATTGTGACGGTAACGGATGACGAAACGGCAATGGCCATTCTTGCGCTGATTGAGCGGTATAAACTGATTGCCGAAGGAGCCGGCGCGGTTTCCATTGCGGCGGCTATGTTCAACAAGATTGATATCAAAGGGAAAAAGGCGGTTTGCCTGCTTTCGGGAGGAAATATCGATGTTACCATCCTTTCCAAAGTCATCAACCGCGGGCTTCAGAAAGCGGGACGCTTGGGCGAGCTGGTCCTGAAAACGGCGGACAGACCCGGACAGATCAAGGAGGTGACCGCCATTATTGCCGACCTGGGCGCAAACGTGGTCAGCATCCATCACGACCGGAGCCGGGAGGATATCAGCGTGGACGCCTGTACTTTGAGCATCAGAATGGAGACAAAGGACAGCGGCCATTTGTCGGAAATCCGG
Proteins encoded in this region:
- the ilvA gene encoding threonine ammonia-lyase, with the protein product MFTMDKIYHAETVLKDVAHRTELIYAPHINPESEVYLKPENLQRTGSFKVRGAYYKISRLSSAEQAKGVIACSAGNHAQGVAFAAAKRGIPSLICIPEGAPISKIEATKSYGAQVCLVKGVYDDAFQKACELQKESGAVLIHPFNDPDVIAGQGTIGLEILNELPDTDAVIVPVGGGGLISGIAFAVKTLKPDCKVYGVQASGAPGMLKSVENRKVEPLAGVSTFADGIAVKCPGDLTYEFCRKYVDKIVTVTDDETAMAILALIERYKLIAEGAGAVSIAAAMFNKIDIKGKKAVCLLSGGNIDVTILSKVINRGLQKAGRLGELVLKTADRPGQIKEVTAIIADLGANVVSIHHDRSREDISVDACTLSIRMETKDSGHLSEIRQAITKAGYLLIH